A window of the Radiobacillus deserti genome harbors these coding sequences:
- a CDS encoding ArsR/SmtB family transcription factor has translation MEQKSILIIDSYEQLKAISDPLRTKMLMYLIEQPHTGHMLAEALNLSRAKILYHLRELEKHGIIRLVKKVEKKGNILKYYQAVAKGFIPADHLLNFTETSDSTRQSYLEVLDRAKTRVITAPDKSFEIQTSNVEKWNSLSMQTEFTVSKEKFLEFTKKYRELINTLKTDDSESEKRIYYLMSTAFEIEEKLFVNRD, from the coding sequence ATGGAACAAAAATCAATTTTAATAATTGATTCATATGAACAATTAAAAGCAATTAGTGATCCTTTACGTACTAAAATGTTAATGTATCTTATTGAACAACCGCATACAGGTCACATGTTAGCAGAAGCACTAAATTTATCTAGAGCTAAAATATTGTATCACCTACGTGAACTTGAAAAACACGGTATCATCCGATTAGTAAAAAAAGTTGAGAAAAAAGGTAATATTCTAAAATATTATCAAGCAGTAGCAAAAGGTTTTATTCCTGCAGATCATCTTCTCAATTTTACTGAGACAAGCGATTCAACAAGGCAATCATATTTAGAAGTCTTAGATAGAGCCAAAACAAGAGTTATTACTGCTCCTGATAAATCATTTGAAATACAAACCTCTAATGTGGAAAAATGGAATAGTTTATCAATGCAAACTGAATTTACAGTTAGCAAAGAAAAGTTTTTAGAATTCACAAAAAAATATAGAGAGTTAATAAACACACTTAAGACGGATGATAGTGAGAGTGAAAAGCGTATCTATTATTTAATGAGTACTGCATTTGAAATTGAAGAAAAACTTTTTGTGAATAGGGACTAG
- a CDS encoding NAD(P)-dependent oxidoreductase, with translation MGNIPFILNIKDRPVVAIGGGNSAQRRTATLLEAEAAITVISPKTNQLSMTCIDSF, from the coding sequence ATGGGTAATATTCCGTTCATCCTAAATATAAAAGATAGACCAGTAGTCGCCATTGGTGGTGGGAACAGCGCGCAGAGACGGACCGCTACGCTCTTGGAAGCGGAGGCTGCTATTACTGTTATTAGTCCCAAAACCAATCAGCTATCGATGACGTGTATCGATAGCTTTTAG